A genome region from Anopheles stephensi strain Indian chromosome 2, UCI_ANSTEP_V1.0, whole genome shotgun sequence includes the following:
- the LOC118504840 gene encoding E3 ubiquitin-protein ligase RMND5A isoform X2 has protein sequence MESCAAVEKEVEKVINKFSAINDHSQRIIGDVISLIEKLRSSISEGNPDNKVTAGQVDVLNEALTKTKDKLQRLTTEHRDLHGTVSKVGKAIDRNFVADFTATSRTDVFQTERNVMLLNKIMAQHFYRQGMDDVADALIKESGLPAEDIVPEPYAELHRIWEAIHTGNLAPALDWAGRYSAELDARNSTLEFKLHRLAFMQILNGGVQAQTEAIAYARTNFAKFVRRFEKDIQILMGTLIYLQIGIHNSPYKYLTAPEMWIETADVFLKDACQLLGINKDSPLSVIVNAGCTALPALLNLKQVMMSRQVTGIWNGRDELPIEIDLEPENRFHSIFACPILRQQSSEDNPPMKLLCGHVISRDALNKLSNGPILKCPYCPMEQCPSDAKLIYF, from the exons ATGGAATCCTGTGCCGCCGTCGAGAAAGAGGTGGAGAAAGTGATCAACAAATTTTCCGCTATTAACGACCACTCGCAGCGTATTATCGGCGATGTGATTTCGCTCATCGAGAAGCTTCGGTCATCAATCTCGGAAg GCAACCCGGACAATAAGGTTACGGCCGGACAGGTGGATGTGCTGAACGAGGCTCTCACGAAGACAAAGGACAAATTGCAGCGTCTCACGACGGAACATCGCGATCTGCACGGCACCGTCAGCAAGGTGGGCAAAGCGATCGACCGTAACTTTGTGGCCGACTTTACGGCCACCTCGCGCACGGACGTGTTCCAGACGGAGCGGAATGTGATGCTGTTGAACAAAATCATGGCCCAGCACTTCTACCGCCAGGGCATGGACGATGTGGCCGACGCGCTAATAAAGGAGTCGGGCCTGCCGGCGGAAGACATTGTGCCGGAACCGTACGCCGAGCTGCACCGCATCTGGGAAGCGATACATACGGGCAACCTGGCGCCCGCACTCGACTGGGCCGGGCGCTATTCGGCCGAGCTGGATGCGCGCAACAGCACGCTGGAATTTAAGCTGCACCGCTTGGCGTTCATGCAAATACTGAACGGCGGTGTGCAGGCGCAAACGGAAGCGATTGCGTACGCACGGACCAACTTTGCCAAGTTTGTGCGGCGCTTCGAGAAGGACATCCAGATCCTGATGGGGACGCTCATCTACCTGCAGATTGGGATACACAACTCACCGTACAAGTACCTCACCGCGCCCGAAATGTGGATCGAGACGGCGGACGTCTTTCTGAAGGATGCCTGCCAACTGCTGGGCATCAACAAGGATTCGCCACTGTCCGTGATTGTTAATGCGGGCTGTACCGCACTGCCGGCATTGCTTAATCTCAAGCAGGTGATGATGTCGCGCCAGGTGACGGGCATTTGGAACGGTCGTGATGAGCTGCCT ATTGAGATCGACTTAGAGCCAGAGAACCGGTTTCACTCCATCTTTGCGTGTCCGATTCTGCGACAGCAGAGTTCCGAAGACAATCCGCCAATGAAGCTGCTCTGCGGTCACGTCATATCACGCGATGCCCTGAACAAACTTAGCAATGGACCGAT ATTAAAGTGTCCCTACTGTCCCATGGAGCAGTGCCCATCGGATGCCAAGCTGATTTACTTCTGA
- the LOC118504838 gene encoding putative helicase MOV-10, with product MAGAGATANKGRIKKYKPNVLSIVGKTRCVLQWIGSALNAPEFAEPITVPKPIFRMTVEFSIRESMVVVNVQNLCPQVLILRWIYLYYGRRLRVSLFDGVVRMVPGYEFTMEKEIHEKEDRSYEVVLLCDVLGTNFRLRETVLINLLSPRKPRGLPINLTKLPVFEVPEYVKEVYLNGFLVNQHYSRNASLWLERFVKYREEKLDQSNYVDYLRMLNQIDEFDSQLQMERYTIENANLEETLPNEYLLSIDQFKVPPVLLDVGCHVQVFSDLSKSTITRGKIIDRSSCLIIQTEIPLRKLHSVRIVFPLNRTQFKMEYMALNHVCRLDLNSVLFPGPDTTAASAKTTKKVFKEELITQFEWFQECIATNQQQKQAIENIINRTAYPAPYILFGPPGTGKTCTIVEAVLQIWKLRKKSRILVTATSNFACNELTRRLLKYVPSTDIFRYFSLTTERDIHGMDLKVMEVSNMHYGKYETPSAQDFTQTRILVCTVMISARLLQLHVDRSMYDYIFIDECGSCKELSALVPIGCVGTDTGSGTLHASVVLAGDPKQLGPVTRMPYLRNTPHDVSLLERLMNLTIYQKDLNNNEYNPNRVTKLLDNYRSHGALFQFSNEQFYDGELRAKGDPAIINWAVNWHRLPNRAFPMIFHSVIGYMQKDALTLSYWNVQEANKVYEYVQLLLKEQINGRILQQEDIGIVTPYSSQVEFITNGLSMLGLDNIAVGSAEQYQGREKAVIIISTVRSNRTTVGFLADARRLNVALTRAQALTIIVGNPANLMKDRTWYKFLKLIRANKAIAGKIFNCNEPISEQTDEVEPSNGWNFA from the exons ATGGCTGGCGCGGGTGCAACCGCTAACAAAG GCAGGATAAAAAAGTACAAACCAAACGTGCTCAGCATTGTTGGCAAGACACGGTGCGTGCTGCAATGGATCGGATCGGCACTCAATGCGCCCGAGTTTGCAGAACCAATCACCGTACCGAAGCCCATCTTTCGGATGACGGTCGAGTTTAGCATACGCGAATCGATGGTTGTAGTAAACGTGCAGAATCTGTGCCCTCAGGTGCTGATACTTCGCTGGATCTACCTGTACTACGGAAGGAGGCTGCGTGTGTCGCTGTTCGATGGCGTGGTGCGCATGGTGCCCGGGTACGAGTTTACGATGGAAAAAGAGATCCACGAAAAGGAGGATCGATCGTACGAAGTGGTGCTGCTGTGTGACGTTCTCGGCACCAACTTCCGGTTGCGCGAAACGGTACTGATTAATCTGCTATCACCGAGAAAACCTCGCGG CCTGCCGATAAACTTGACGAAATTACCAGTATTTGAGGTGCCGGAGTACGTGAAGGAGGTTTACCTGAACGGCTTTCTCGTGAATCAACACTACAGCCGCAATGCTAGCCTTTGGCTGGAACGGTTTGTAAAGTACCGCGAGGAAAAGCTCGACCAATCGAACTACGTGGACTATTTGCGAATGCTGAACCAGATCGACGAATTCGACAGCCAGCTGCAGATGGAGCGGTACACGATCGAGAATGCCAATCTGGAGGAGACGCTGCCCAACGAGTACCTGCTCTCGATCGACCAGTTTAAAGTGCCGCCAGTGCTGCTGGACGTTGGATGCCACGTGCAAGTGTTTAGCGATCTGAGTAAATCAACCATCACGCGCGGAAAAATCATCGACCGTAGTTCCTGCCTTATCATTCAAACCGAAATTCCGCTCAGAAAGCTGCACTCGGTGCGGATCGTGTTTCCACTAAACCGTACACAGTTTAAAATGGAGTATATGGCTTTAAATCACGTGTGCCGTCTCGATCTCAACAGTGTACTGTTCCCCGGACCGGACACCACTGCAGCATCGGccaaaaccaccaaaaaagTGTTCAAGGAAGAGCTCATTACCCA GTTCGAATGGTTTCAAGAGTGCATTGCCAcaaaccagcagcagaaacagGCGATcgaaaacatcatcaaccgaaCGGCCTATCCGGCACCGTACATCCTGTTCGGTCCACCCGGCACGGGCAAAACATGCACCATTGTTGAGGCGGTGCTGCAGATATGGAAGCTGCGAAAGAAATCGCGCATCCTCGTGACGGCAACATCGAACTTTGCCTGCAACGAGCTGACCAGACGGCTGCTGAAGTACGTGCCGAGCACGGACATTTTTCGCTACTTTTCCCTCACTACGGAACGGGACATTCACGGGATGGATTTGAAGGTGATGGAGGTGTCGAACATGCACTACGGCAAATACGAAACACCGTCAGCGCAGGACTTTACCCAAACGCGCATCCTCGTCTGCACGGTGATGATCAGTGCGCGTTTGCTGCAACTACATGTCGACCGCAGCATGTACGACTACATCTTCATCGACGAGTGTGGCAGCTGCAAGGAACTGTCCGCGCTCGTACCGATCGGATGCGTGGGCACGGACACTGGCAGTGGAACGCTGCATGCCAGCGTCGTGCTTGCCGGTGATCCGAAGCAGCTCGGTCCGGTCACTCGCATGCCCTATTTGCGAAACACGCCCCACGACGTTTCGCTGCTGGAGCGGCTGATGAATTTGACGATCTATCAGAAAGACCTGAACAACAACGAGTACAACCCGAACAGGGTGACGAAGCTGCTGGACAACTACCGGTCGCACGGTGCGCTGTTCCAGTTTTCCAACGAACAGTTCTACGACGGTGAGCTGCGAGCGAAAGGAGATCCCGCCATTATCAACTGGGCCGTCAACTGGCACCGGCTTCCGAATCGCGCGTTTCCCATGATTTTCCACTCGGTCATTGGCTACATGCAGAAGGACGCCCTCACGCTCAGCTACTGGAATGTGCAGGAAGCGAACAAGGTGTACGAGTatgtgcagctgctgctgaaggaaCAAATCAATGGCCGTATCCTGCAGCAGGAAGACATCGGAATTGTGACGCCCTACTCCAGCCAG GTGGAGTTCATTACGAATGGCCTTTCGATGCTCGGTCTGGATAACATCGCTGTAGGCTCGGCAGAACAGTATCAGGGGCGCGAGAAAGCGGTGATCATCATATCGACCGTGCGTTCGAATCGTACCACGGTCGGCTTTTTGGCCGATGCTAGACGATTGAACGTGGCGCTGACCCGTGCCCAAGCACTCACCATTATCGTCGGTAATCCGGCGAATTTGATGAAGGACCGCACATGGTACAAATTTTTGAAACTTATTAGAGCAAACAAGGCAATCGCGGGTAAAATATTTAACTGTAACGAACCTATTTCGGAACAAACGGACGAGGTGGAACCGAGTAATGGGTGGAATTTTGCCTAA
- the LOC118504840 gene encoding E3 ubiquitin-protein ligase RMND5A isoform X1, translating into MESCAAVEKEVEKVINKFSAINDHSQRIIGDVISLIEKLRSSISEGNPDNKVTAGQVDVLNEALTKTKDKLQRLTTEHRDLHGTVSKVGKAIDRNFVADFTATSRTDVFQTERNVMLLNKIMAQHFYRQGMDDVADALIKESGLPAEDIVPEPYAELHRIWEAIHTGNLAPALDWAGRYSAELDARNSTLEFKLHRLAFMQILNGGVQAQTEAIAYARTNFAKFVRRFEKDIQILMGTLIYLQIGIHNSPYKYLTAPEMWIETADVFLKDACQLLGINKDSPLSVIVNAGCTALPALLNLKQVMMSRQVTGIWNGRDELPIEIDLEPENRFHSIFACPILRQQSSEDNPPMKLLCGHVISRDALNKLSNGPIMNNSFRLKCPYCPMEQCPSDAKLIYF; encoded by the exons ATGGAATCCTGTGCCGCCGTCGAGAAAGAGGTGGAGAAAGTGATCAACAAATTTTCCGCTATTAACGACCACTCGCAGCGTATTATCGGCGATGTGATTTCGCTCATCGAGAAGCTTCGGTCATCAATCTCGGAAg GCAACCCGGACAATAAGGTTACGGCCGGACAGGTGGATGTGCTGAACGAGGCTCTCACGAAGACAAAGGACAAATTGCAGCGTCTCACGACGGAACATCGCGATCTGCACGGCACCGTCAGCAAGGTGGGCAAAGCGATCGACCGTAACTTTGTGGCCGACTTTACGGCCACCTCGCGCACGGACGTGTTCCAGACGGAGCGGAATGTGATGCTGTTGAACAAAATCATGGCCCAGCACTTCTACCGCCAGGGCATGGACGATGTGGCCGACGCGCTAATAAAGGAGTCGGGCCTGCCGGCGGAAGACATTGTGCCGGAACCGTACGCCGAGCTGCACCGCATCTGGGAAGCGATACATACGGGCAACCTGGCGCCCGCACTCGACTGGGCCGGGCGCTATTCGGCCGAGCTGGATGCGCGCAACAGCACGCTGGAATTTAAGCTGCACCGCTTGGCGTTCATGCAAATACTGAACGGCGGTGTGCAGGCGCAAACGGAAGCGATTGCGTACGCACGGACCAACTTTGCCAAGTTTGTGCGGCGCTTCGAGAAGGACATCCAGATCCTGATGGGGACGCTCATCTACCTGCAGATTGGGATACACAACTCACCGTACAAGTACCTCACCGCGCCCGAAATGTGGATCGAGACGGCGGACGTCTTTCTGAAGGATGCCTGCCAACTGCTGGGCATCAACAAGGATTCGCCACTGTCCGTGATTGTTAATGCGGGCTGTACCGCACTGCCGGCATTGCTTAATCTCAAGCAGGTGATGATGTCGCGCCAGGTGACGGGCATTTGGAACGGTCGTGATGAGCTGCCT ATTGAGATCGACTTAGAGCCAGAGAACCGGTTTCACTCCATCTTTGCGTGTCCGATTCTGCGACAGCAGAGTTCCGAAGACAATCCGCCAATGAAGCTGCTCTGCGGTCACGTCATATCACGCGATGCCCTGAACAAACTTAGCAATGGACCGAT AATGAACAATTCTTTCAGATTAAAGTGTCCCTACTGTCCCATGGAGCAGTGCCCATCGGATGCCAAGCTGATTTACTTCTGA